In a genomic window of Anomalospiza imberbis isolate Cuckoo-Finch-1a 21T00152 unplaced genomic scaffold, ASM3175350v1 scaffold_371, whole genome shotgun sequence:
- the LOC137466654 gene encoding 1-acyl-sn-glycerol-3-phosphate acyltransferase alpha-like, which translates to MEVTVGTAALALALLLLPLLYERCGSFRFFCKMGFYNGWILLLALLAIPLCALRGRDVENMKIIRGLMQHVKRLYGIRMEVRGAQHFPPRQPYVVVSNHQSSLDLLGMMEVLPDRCVPIAKRELLYMGAVGVVCWLGGIIFIDRKRTHDAISVMAEAAHTMLSQDVRVWVFPEGTRNHSGSMLPFKRGAFHLAVQAQVPVVPIVISSYQHFYSKRERRFTAGHCVIQVLPPLPTRGLGPADVPALTERVRAAMLDAFEGLSAELRPPAASDHRSDPRSDHRSDHQSDRGSDHQSDRQSDHQSDQHGPTATNDHQSDHRSDPRSDHQSNPRSDPRSDHQSDRGSDHQSDHQSDPRSDHRSDPRSDHQSDRGSDHQSDPRSDQHGPTAAQSEHRCRAVPQSDPQRPPVPHGGTPQ; encoded by the exons atggaggtgaCGGTGGGCACGGCGGCGCTGGCgctggcgctgctgctgctgccgctgctctACGAGCGCTGCGGCTCCTTCCGCTTCTTCTGCAAGATGGGCTTCTACAACGGCTGgatcctgctgctggccctgctggccatCCCGCTGTGCGCGCTGCGCGGCCGCGACGTCGAGAACATGAA GATCATCCGGGGGCTGATGCAGCACGTCAAGCGGCTCTACGGGATCCGCATGGAGGTCAGGGGCGCGCAGCACTTCCCCCCACGGCAGCCCTACGTGGTGGTCAGCAACCACCAGAGCTCGCTGGACCTGCTGG GGATGATGGAGGTGCTGCCCGACCGCTGCGTGCCCATCGCCAAGCGCGAGCTGCTCTACATGGGCGCCGTGGGCGTCGTCTGCTGGCTCGGGGGCATCATCTTCATCGACCGCAAGCGGACGCACGACGCCATCAGCGTCATGGCCGAGGCCGCCCACACCATGCTCAGCCAGGAC GTGCGGGTGTGGGTGTTCCCCGAGGGCACGCGCAACCACAGCGGCTCCATGCTGCCCTTCAAGCGCGGCGCCTTCCACCTGGCGGTGCAGGCCCAG GTGCCCGTGGTGCCCATCGTGATCTCGTCCTACCAGCACTTCTACAGCAAACGGGAGCGCCGCTTCACGGCCG GGCACTGCGTGATCCAggtgctgccgccgctgcccacGCGGGGGCTGGGCCCGGCCGACGTCCCCGCGCTGACCGAGCGCGTCCGAGCCGCCATGCTGGACGCCTTCGAGGGCCTGTCGGCCGAGCTGCGGCCCCCGGCCGCGAGCGACCACCGGAGTGACCCCAGGAGTGACCACCGGAGTGACCACCAGAGTGACCGCGGGAGTGACCACCAGAGTGACCGCCAGAGTGACCACCAGAGTGACCAGCATGGCCCCACGGCCACGAATGACCACCAGAGTGACCACCGGAGTGACCCCCGGAGTGACCACCAGAGTAACCCCAGGAGTGACCCCAGGAGTGACCACCAGAGTGACCGCGGGAGTGACCACCAGAGTGACCACCAGAGTGACCCCAGGAGTGACCACCGGAGTGACCCCAGGAGTGACCACCAGAGTGACCGCGGGAGTGACCACCAGAGTGACCCCCGGAGTGACCAGCACGGCCCCACGGCCGCCCAGAGTGAGCACCGGTGCCGGGCAGTGCCCCAGAGCGACCCCCAGCGCCCCCCGGTGCCCCACGGGGGGACCCCGCAGTGA